TTTTGTTCTCCCACACATTTCtccgaaaaatgttttttaccCGCTCAAAAACAGCCTTGAAATCAAATATGAGCGATTTTCAGCAACCATCCAACAATGGCATTCTAATTGCCCTCGATATtccattgtatttgtgtattcCTTTGTGGGAACAGTCGTGGCGAATGTTTTGTATGCCACAGAGGCCGCCACATTGAAAATttacacaacaaaatatactTAAGAGATAAACGATTCATGCAAATAAAGCAGAAAGTACCCCTAACAAGATTTTGCAGCACAACACAGGCCAAAGAAAAGATAGAGGGAAAACCATGGTGCAAAAGTggggaaaatgtggaaaagctGTCTACGTGTTTGGCGTCAAAATGGCCAAAGGAAGCAGCAAAgcgaaagaagcaaaaaaaattaagtcCAAATGCGTCCGCGTTGCCTTTCgttaatattttgtaactTTTCTGCTCAGTTTCTtgccctttttttttcttttaggAAAAGTTTTGGCCGGAAAACAGAATTCCTGTTTATTTTTCCAGtcatgcataaaatattaaattattagtTATGAAGTGTAACAAAAGTAGCTTGGAAAATACGAGCATGGTTGGACTTTTCACCACAATTTCAGAGACTCTTCAGAGTCAGTttacatccacaattttgcaTCGTTTAAACAGTTAGTTCTCATAATCAATTTTGCACTGTTTGAAAGCTGAGATTTTCCCCACAATTTTTCACTATTTTAATGTTCGTTTTTTCCCCACAATTTTCACCAGATTTTTGGTTACAATTTAAAAAGCCAGAAAGTGTGGGAAAgcgtaaaataaaatttaagcTGATTATTTCGTGGGTTATTTCAGTGTCAAAATTATGACAATTTGGTTAGgttgctaattgaaattggaTTTTTCCATTGATGCCATTAAATGATTGGATTTATTGTAtatgtgtctgtatctgtggaaTAATACTCGGTTCGGATATCAGTCGCAATTAGATTGTTACTCTGTGGTCATGGCCCATGGGTGGCAAAATCTCTCAATCGGAATTATTTTACAGCAAACACTGTTAGCCTTCCTTGTGCCCATTTGCCAATTAACTATTTGTGGGAGCATCGGTTACGGGAAGGGGTTACTTATTGATTGTGCAAGGTTATAAGAAAAGGGTCATGCCAGCAGGAAAACCGCCGCGGCTTATCTATAAAACGTCTTTAGCACCCCGCAAAAGCTGGAGAAAAGTGTGCGAAAACCGAAAATTAAAGGAGGAAAGTGTGGGGAAATGCTGAAGAGAAGGAGTACAGTGAAGGGAATAGCAAAAAGAATTGCAGTAAAGTGTGCGAAAAGCTAGCAACAACACtagggaaaatgaaaaatgacagccaaaatgaaaactaaagtAATGGTATAAGAAAGCCACAATAAAAGCGCGACCATTGGATGCTCCTTGGTCagattttacaattttttccAGTAACTTAAACGCTTCTTATGAGAATTATTGTAAAGGGGACtatttaattatacaaatttctATCTCCTAATTCCACGCTTAGATTTTAaacgagaaaggacgtgtgagacgcttcttacgcgtcacaacttttatacccagcactcagtactacatctgcaccttagcggttatttgtcaaatttatttgttacattttttcttcatctgtcatctacatcaacaacactactcacgccaacacgctcctttagctcgccacccttcttttagagcaacacactgcagagtcagggcagagacgcggtagaggcagagacgtgtcagaggcggaggcctctgccactgcgcgtagcagagtgtgaatgagagaaatATAAGCTgagggacagggtgggtttagccactgcaaattaatttcttcattgtggccataataatgatccaatcggatcccaatttgggatctgatctgatctgatagatatgggcattccctacggaatggcgtttttagttttcttttatcttcaaaattgtagatttgggaggctttcgcccttttgctggggcggaaggaggcgaggctcatttttaaaatacacttgtaacagtgtgagcatacagaagtctggatgcaaaatttggtggctctagtttttatagtctctgagaactagccgacaaacaagacggacagacagacagacatggctcaatcgactcggctattgatgctgatcaagaatatatatactttatggggacgtatcggagacgtttccttctgtgcgttacatacattatatttctgcacaaatacaatataccctatttactccgggtataaaaatttccatttttgacTAATAAAACAGAAAGTCAACTTTTCTGCTTTCAAATCGAATTAATTTCCTTGCTTACtaaagtgtaaaatatttgtataaactTGAAAATAAAAGTCTTATCATTAAGAATTATTGTGATCAAAATTGTGGAGAAGAAAGTTCGTCATTCTTATACTCCTTTTATTATAAGATTGTTTAGCATGATTATTTCTCGTATATGATTTTGATTCGGTTGAACATACTCATGTTTGCTCCTAAACATCGTCGATTTATTAATGCCGAGGCGATGCAGCAGAAAGGAACCATCCAATAAGACAAAATCAAATTCCAGGCCAACGAGAACTTGCAGCtgtgaagaaaaaaaaattgcgAGAACAGAGAGGATATAGACACTTTTGTAGAATTTAAGAGATCTCACTCGATTTCTCCGATTATTATGACTCACCCTTGCGCTATCCGTTGTGTAAGGAGAATCCAAATCTCGCTGATCGTACATCGGTTCATAGAAACTCGTGCTTACATAGGCTGCACAATTTTCGGGTGAATTTCCGACTTGAAAAACACTAATTTTGCCCTCATTGACGGATGCGTAAAGCCAACCTTCAAGACCTTTCCGTTTGTAATACTCAATGGCGGGCAGTGCTTCGGTACCATTGAGATAGGGCTGCACATAACTGAATAGATCTGATTTCCATTTGGGTGGAGTGAGTGGTGGTCGGATGTGACTGTTGTAGGGAAAGATGGGCACACAAAAGACGCTAGTTGTGGAAATTAAACTAATATTAGAGGAAAGggatacaaaaaatgtgtaatGAAATGTAATAATAAGCAGTGATCCGCTTAAAGTGTGATCAAGCGATTAAGCGTTCGATTTTTTGATGAAACTCTTCGCTCTTTCGTTTTATGAATGATAGGaaacgcaaaaacaaatgccagcTGAGCTTtgaatgcaacagcaaaacaagcTCAAGACGAAGCGCGAAGCCGAAGACACTCCACTCTCTTGCTTGTGCTCTCTTCGCTGTTAATTGTTTGGCTCTCATCGTTATAAATCGTTTCGCTCTTTTCGCTCAAACGCTCAAGCTGCAGCTTAACTTCCTTCACTCTTCGCTTAAGCTCACTCCCAACTTTAGCACGCTGCTCTCTTTGCTTTATCTGACTCCTATCTGTGCGCCATCTCCTATCTCTCCCCTCACTCTGACACCCTACAAGCGCTTACCTTTAAAATATCTCCATATAGCTTAACTCAGGTTTTATGACACTCTTAAAAACTCACCTTCGAAAGGGGTTTCGCAGCTGTGCCGCCTGTGCAAATTGAAGAAAACTTTTAGCAAAATTTCGTGTCGGTAACAAATTGAGTTCCAAGGGAAATATAAAATGTGTTCGGGCATTCTGACGTGCCACATTCTTGAGCAAATTAATGGGATACTTGCACTTGTCAGTGATATCAATGGATGGCATATATTTGGCATCCATTTCCGCTTGTGAAAGACATTTAAAACCCCATGTTCGAGTCGTTTCCATTCGGCGCACCTCATCCGTTAGATGATTATTGTCCAGGACCAGTTGCACGGATACCCATTTGATGAAGCTAGAGGCATAAATCGAGCAATACTTCAGGTGCTGGAGACTGTACAAAGTGGGCTCAAAGTCATCCGCACCCACGAACACCGCCAGACTGATGGGTGCGCGCCAGCGTAGCATCAACCACTCTAGATCCTTTAAGTCGTCGTATCTGCCATGGCTGATCAATGTCACACTTTGATTGCCGTGCAATTCCGAGCTCTCAGCCACTATATAGTCGTGCACGATCCAATAATCTCCATTCTGCTGCAAACGAAAGCGCGGCCTCTCGAAGAGATTGCGATCCCGGAAGGTGCGTCGCATAAACGGTAGTGCGGTGAGtctcaaaaacaacaaatagaaGCCCAGTACCAAGAGAGCTATAAAGATGATGATTTTTCCAAGGAAAATGCGTCGCcagtaaaaagaaaacattttaaattggTTTCTATACAAATTTGTAGCTGGAACTTGTTATGGAACTTTTCCAGAATAATATTTGAAGTATTTAGAAGAGCAgttgtgtttatttaattttttttataaatgctACCTTTGGCAGCTTGTTCCAACGAAGGCTGCGATTAATCTTGCCTCAAAGAGGGCCACAGGGTGAGGCACAGTCAGTAGGCACTAGCCAGAAGCAATAACCACCTACGATAGTGGTAACACAGCGAAATAGGCTCATAAATTCTCTACAATTTATAATTTCACACCTACAGCGAAACGGCAGCCATAACGAGCGCCAAAAAGGTGGCCTTTCTGGGCCAACTATTTGCCAATGTTCAAGGGGGTAAACCGGGGGCGGGGGCCTGCATGTCAGTGGCAGGGAAAATGACAAATGTTCGTTAGACAGGCAGACCGGGAAAGCCTGTAAGAGAGCTCCTCCTGACAGGATTTCCTGGAGGAGCAAAAGGCCTGAGGCCTCCTCCCTCCGTTTCCCGCCTAATGACAGCAGAAATGTTACAACGAGCTTTGCATGTTTGCCCAGTGTTAATCATAAAATGGCTAAAAAGAGTGGATAGGGAGGGACCCAAGAAATTTCCTAATAGGTTATGCAACGAAAAATTCCTTTGCGCATTCCTCTTCTTTTGCCAACGGATTTATGTTGACATTTGCGCATTGATCTTCTGGTGAAAAAACCCCCAAAGAATAGATGCAAATCACCGTGAGATTGCAATTACGCGCACAAAacgcatttaaaataaattgtggcCAGGCCAGTCAGGCGTTGCAAAGCCAGTAAAGGGCATGATTTATGACCCACAATGATGACAAAGAGGCATGCAACTATTGTATGCACTTGAAGCACGCGgacaatttttcattaaatttgttcAGTGAATAGCAAAACGACGTTTACTTTCAATTGTATGGCGAGGTGTGCAAGGTAATTACCTCGGGAAATgggtttacatttttaaattaaaaggaaatggaaatattgTTTTCGGTTAATTTCATCACTCACATGaattaacacaaaaaatgttcttGGTGTAAagtaataaaatgtttttagttttcaatgcttttgttttgaattttagCTACTAAAAGTATTCTAAATTTCtttactttaaaaatatataatatttcaTCAATAACTTAGAATTTTCGTGaaagatttgcatttttcttcaCCTACAACACCTCTCACTCCCCTGTACACCACCTGCTAGAGTGATTTATTTGCTcacaaattgctttaaattaaaatttttttgtACCTAGAACCAAATGTAAATTCCTAGGCAGCGCTTGTCGCAGCGCTAATTGTGGAAATTATGAGTCCAAGGTGGCAGCAGGGGCGCCAACAGAACCAGTGGGAAGAATAGCAAGAGGCGGGCGGGGCGGACAAGGTGTGCCTTGGCATTTGCTTTGATGTGCGCCATGGGAGGCCGCGCGAACAGAAGCTGTGAAAAATGTGCTGAAAAGAATGTGAGAGAGAAAATTAATACAAATGTAGACTACGACTGTGTGTACatttaaagaaaaatgtagCTACTAAAACACGTTGCATATATTAAATTTAGTTCTAGTATTTTTCTGGCTGTGTGTAATTCCTAAATTATGGATACGTTTAATAAATGCGAATAATGGAAACGAAACATTTGCTAAATCCCCATTTAATTACTCCACAAGCCGTGCAAATGTCCCATTTATTGGCCTACTTTTGTAGCTTTGGTGTGGGTATTGGagctttcgtttttggttgGATTTTCAAATTCGTTCAAATCTGGGGCCTAATTAATGGCCCGCCAAATAGGCTTttatcaaatgcaaaatggtactGAACTGCCATTAGCCAGCCTCCATAGTACACtaaacaaaatgttattttgctctaaaacacaaaaaccagggaataatatttttaattaatataaatatatgtatgtacatatgtacatatgtatgtatagaatCGAATGGATTTTCGGTTGGACAGGATTTTTGTTACTCTTCAATTTTGATGTAGAAATGTTCCCGTAAGAGAAAGGATTTTAGAACtttcatatttaaaaaaatattgattaaataaaacaagaaataaataataataaatagtgctgtaaatacaaaatacaaaaaataaataaataaatattaataaaaagaTATATAATAGatacttaaaataaataaatagttaaaTTCAAGAATATAAATAACACATTAACGACAGTTatcatttatttgttatttgttaatatattttttaattataattatttatttaattgtatatttGGTACCTTCTCCCAATGAAAATCCCCTCTGAAATATCCACCACAAAACTATTactaaatataataaaaaataagtaGCAATTTTCCAGCATTCGTTGAAACACAATTTTCTACCAGATTTTCATTCCATTGAAGTCTATTTTTTGCCACTTAAATGTTACTCACCAATTCGAGTATCTATTGCCAACAATCCCAAAACAATTACGTGGCAAAACCCTTTTAGACGTGACACTAAGACGACAGAGCGTGAGCGGAGAGCTACGCCTCAAAGTATCTTCGTAATTGACCTGTTGGCCAGAGAGTTCCTAGTAGCTGGGGGAGAAACTGTTACCTGGCAGGTACCCCACCCTCCCGACCAACCACTCGAGACGCtccttaattaattaatgttcaTTAGCAGCCGTAACTTTTGCACAGTCTCTGGTCTGAGTTACACTTTCAgatacaaatcaaaatgcGTGCGGCTTTTGTCTGATTGCCACAACAACAGTAGAGCCACTGCCGCTAAcactctgctgcctctgttggaaaacttttccccaAGTATTCTTTTGCGAAACTCATTAGGTCCGGCGGCGGCCTGGCCAATGAGCCCAGGATGCCAGGACTCGAATCAGACGTTGATAATAATGGTTAATTACGTGTTTAATTATGCATGGGATCTCTCACGCCGCTTCAGACATCGCCCTGCCCACCTATCTTCCCCGCTCTCCAGTGAGCTTTCCCTTGGCGGAAGTTGACGCTCAAACTCTCGTtaataaattatgtaaattgtaGGCGCACAAAAATCTCtgtgtggaaaatgaaaatttattcaAGGGCCTTCATTAAAGAGTCCTGGGGGTGGTGTGTGCGCGAATGGTGTGTCTGGAGCGCCTGTCTGGAagtcaacatttatttatggccgtGAATGCGCAAggatttttattaaattaaatacaaattagcattattaatgaatgaaatgaggCTGAAAATATAAGCTGGGTCTATGAAGGGTCTggttttaagttgttttcaAGGCCACTATACAGCACTAAGGAAGAGTCAAGGATTTCTGAGGCGTTAGTCAATACTGGAACTATTTTAAAATTCTAGACATTTAAGATCGGTTACATA
The sequence above is a segment of the Drosophila subobscura isolate 14011-0131.10 chromosome U, UCBerk_Dsub_1.0, whole genome shotgun sequence genome. Coding sequences within it:
- the LOC117900570 gene encoding beta-1,4-glucuronyltransferase 1-like, yielding MFSFYWRRIFLGKIIIFIALLVLGFYLLFLRLTALPFMRRTFRDRNLFERPRFRLQQNGDYWIVHDYIVAESSELHGNQSVTLISHGRYDDLKDLEWLMLRWRAPISLAVFVGADDFEPTLYSLQHLKYCSIYASSFIKWVSVQLVLDNNHLTDEVRRMETTRTWGFKCLSQAEMDAKYMPSIDITDKCKYPINLLKNVARQNARTHFIFPLELNLLPTRNFAKSFLQFAQAAQLRNPFRSVFCVPIFPYNSHIRPPLTPPKWKSDLFSYVQPYLNGTEALPAIEYYKRKGLEGWLYASVNEGKISVFQVGNSPENCAAYVSTSFYEPMYDQRDLDSPYTTDSARLQVLVGLEFDFVLLDGSFLLHRLGINKSTMFRSKHEYVQPNQNHIREIIMLNNLIIKGV